One genomic region from Parus major isolate Abel unplaced genomic scaffold, Parus_major1.1 Scaffold533, whole genome shotgun sequence encodes:
- the LOC107199257 gene encoding medium-chain specific acyl-CoA dehydrogenase, mitochondrial-like, which produces GTSLFQELNMGQRCSDTRGIVFEDVRVPKENVLIAEGAGFKIAMGAFDKTRPPVAAGAVGLARRALDEATRYALERKTFGKPIVEHQAVAFLLAEMAMKVELARLGYQRAAWEVDAGRRNTFYASIAKAFAGDVANQVATDAVQIFGGNGFNTEYPVEKLMRDAKIYQIYEGTAQIQRVIIAREHLGRYKD; this is translated from the exons TGGCACCTCCCTTTTCCAGGAGCTGAACATGGGCCAGCGCTGCTCGGACACGCGTGGGATTGTCTTTGAGGATGTGCGGGTCCCCAAGGAGAACGTGCTGATTGCGGAGGGCGCCGGCTTCAAGATCGCCATGGGCGCCTTTGACAAGACCAGGCCCCCG GTGGCAGCGGGGGCCGTGGGGCTGGCGAGGCGAGCGCTCGACGAGGCCACGCGGTACGCGCTGGAGAGGAAAACCTTCGGGAAACCCATCGTGGAG CACCAGGCCGTGGCGTTCCTGCTGGCGGAGATGGCCATGAAGGTGGAGCTGGCCCGCCTGGGGTACCAGCGAGCGGCCTGGGAGGTGGACGCCGGCCGCCGCAACACCTTCTACGCCTCCATTGCCAAGGCCTTCGCCGGGGACGTCGCCAACCAGGTGGCCACAGATGCTGTGCAGATCTTTGGGGGCAACGGCTTCAACACGGAATATCCCGTGGAGAAACTCATGAGGGATGCCAAAATCTATCAG atCTACGAGGGCACAGCCCAGATCCAGCGAGTGATCATTGCCCGTGAGCACCTGGGCAGGTACAAGGACTGA